One window from the genome of Paraclostridium sordellii encodes:
- a CDS encoding flagellin, translated as KIKTELTQLQEEMDKIGKETKFNGKNLLSGVTNFTIQAGANTETRKITTIDLVAEAKTLSKIDVTDASKAQAYVTSVDAALEKINTGRATLGATQNRLECTSSNLTTSTENLS; from the coding sequence AAGATAAAAACAGAATTAACTCAATTACAAGAGGAAATGGATAAAATAGGTAAAGAAACTAAATTCAATGGTAAAAACTTATTAAGTGGTGTTACAAACTTCACTATACAAGCTGGTGCTAATACTGAAACAAGAAAAATAACTACAATAGACTTAGTAGCAGAAGCTAAGACTTTATCAAAAATAGATGTAACAGATGCATCTAAAGCACAAGCTTACGTAACTAGCGTAGATGCTGCTTTAGAAAAAATAAATACAGGAAGAGCTACATTAGGAGCAACTCAAAATAGATTAGAGTGTACTTCTTCAAACTTAACAACTTCTACTGAAAACTTATCA
- a CDS encoding flagellin N-terminal helical domain-containing protein: MRINTNLNAMVATNQMAKNTALSGKAMEKLSTGLRITKAGDD, encoded by the coding sequence ATGAGAATAAACACTAACTTAAACGCTATGGTTGCGACTAACCAAATGGCAAAAAACACTGCATTATCAGGAAAAGCTATGGAGAAGTTATCTACAGGATTAAGAATAACTAAAGCTGGAGATGAC
- a CDS encoding rubredoxin-like domain-containing protein codes for MKKFVCTICGYIHEGEMPPEVCPVCKAPASKFEELKGERIWADEHRIGVAQGVDPEILEGLRANFTGECTEVGMYLAMSRQADREGFPEV; via the coding sequence ATGAAAAAATTTGTTTGTACAATATGTGGATATATACATGAAGGAGAAATGCCACCAGAGGTCTGTCCAGTGTGTAAAGCACCAGCTAGTAAGTTTGAAGAATTAAAAGGTGAAAGAATTTGGGCTGATGAACACAGAATAGGTGTAGCACAAGGAGTAGATCCAGAAATATTAGAAGGACTAAGAGCTAACTTTACAGGAGAATGTACAGAAGTAGGAATGTATTTAGCAATGAGTCGTCAAGCTGATAGAGAAGGATTCCCAGAAGTAG
- a CDS encoding flagellin encodes GATQNRLECTSSNLTTSTENLSAAESRIRDVDVAKEMVKLSKLNILTQASQAMVAQAKQQPESVTQLLR; translated from the coding sequence AGGAGCAACTCAAAATAGATTAGAGTGTACTTCTTCAAACTTAACAACTTCTACTGAAAACTTATCAGCTGCAGAGTCTAGAATAAGAGACGTTGATGTTGCTAAGGAAATGGTTAAGTTATCTAAGTTAAATATATTAACTCAAGCATCTCAAGCTATGGTTGCTCAAGCTAAGCAACAACCTGAGAGTGTAACTCAATTATTAAGATAA
- a CDS encoding pyridoxal phosphate-dependent aminotransferase, with translation MLANRLNNITPSYTISISTKVRNLKSEGKDIIDLSIGEPDVSVPNKAIEYGINSLKDNCTNYDVVPGLKILREQLCEKLKSENNCIYDIDEIVVSSGAKHAITNTLLALVNPGDDILIPKPYWVSYPEMIKLVNANPVFIETKKENGFKLTKEILEKSITPKTKLLFLNNPSNPTGSVYTREELLDIANVCLENNVYILADEIYERICYKDKFTSIASLGDDIKNITVTINGFSKSFAMTGLRLGYTASNKEIAKAISAIQGHLVSHPALTSQYIGYGALKECSEYIDEVVKIYKNRRDAVVKILNKSNKLDFINPEGAFYVFIDISKVKDSLAYTDSLSIQFCNDLLENYKVAAVPGIAFGMDDYIRISYACSEENFTNGLNRIVEFAETL, from the coding sequence ATGCTAGCTAATAGACTAAATAATATTACCCCTTCTTATACTATAAGTATAAGTACTAAAGTTCGTAACCTTAAATCTGAGGGTAAAGATATAATTGATTTAAGTATTGGTGAACCTGATGTTTCTGTTCCTAATAAAGCAATTGAATATGGTATAAATTCTCTTAAAGATAACTGTACCAATTATGATGTTGTTCCTGGGTTAAAAATTCTTAGAGAGCAATTATGTGAAAAGCTTAAATCTGAAAACAATTGTATATACGATATAGATGAAATTGTTGTTTCTAGTGGAGCTAAACATGCAATAACAAATACTTTACTAGCACTTGTAAATCCAGGTGATGATATTTTAATACCAAAACCTTATTGGGTTAGTTATCCTGAAATGATTAAATTAGTTAATGCTAATCCAGTTTTTATAGAAACTAAAAAAGAAAACGGATTTAAACTTACAAAAGAAATATTAGAAAAATCTATAACTCCTAAAACTAAATTATTATTTTTAAATAATCCTTCAAATCCAACAGGATCTGTTTATACAAGAGAAGAGTTATTAGATATAGCTAATGTTTGTCTAGAAAATAATGTTTATATCCTAGCTGATGAGATATATGAAAGAATTTGTTATAAAGATAAATTTACTTCTATAGCCTCTTTAGGTGATGATATAAAAAATATAACTGTTACTATAAATGGTTTTTCTAAGTCATTTGCAATGACAGGCTTAAGACTTGGATATACTGCAAGTAATAAAGAGATTGCTAAAGCTATCTCAGCTATACAAGGTCACTTAGTATCTCATCCTGCATTAACTAGCCAATATATAGGTTATGGAGCTTTGAAAGAATGTTCTGAGTATATAGATGAAGTGGTTAAGATATATAAGAATAGACGAGATGCTGTAGTTAAGATATTAAATAAATCAAATAAATTAGATTTTATAAATCCAGAAGGCGCTTTCTATGTATTTATAGATATATCAAAGGTAAAAGATAGTTTAGCATACACAGATAGTTTATCTATACAATTTTGTAATGATTTATTAGAAAATTATAAAGTTGCAGCAGTTCCTGGAATAGCGTTTGGTATGGATGATTATATAAGAATTTCTTATGCTTGCAGTGAAGAAAACTTTACAAATGGATTAAATAGAATAGTTGAGTTTGCAGAAACTTTATAA
- a CDS encoding DUF2508 family protein, with protein sequence MPRKISIKRNKENEKIIKEIKIAQSEIKCAENFFQYVSDPELVDVAIYDLEAKKSKYSYLIRKAKESGVKNSLKDCLIEAMAK encoded by the coding sequence ATGCCTAGAAAAATTAGTATAAAAAGAAATAAGGAAAATGAAAAAATAATAAAAGAAATAAAGATAGCTCAATCAGAAATAAAATGTGCAGAAAATTTTTTTCAATATGTTAGTGATCCAGAATTAGTAGATGTTGCTATATACGATTTAGAGGCTAAGAAATCTAAGTATTCATATCTTATAAGGAAAGCTAAAGAAAGTGGTGTTAAAAATTCTCTTAAAGATTGCTTGATTGAGGCTATGGCAAAATAA
- a CDS encoding rubredoxin-like domain-containing protein gives MKKFVCTICGYIHEGEMPPEVCPVCKAPASKFEEMKGEMAWADEHRIGVAQGVDEEILEGLRANFTGECTEVGMYLAMSRQADREGFPEV, from the coding sequence ATGAAAAAATTTGTTTGTACAATATGTGGATATATACATGAAGGAGAAATGCCACCAGAAGTTTGTCCAGTATGTAAAGCACCAGCTAGTAAATTCGAAGAGATGAAAGGTGAAATGGCTTGGGCAGATGAACACAGAATAGGTGTAGCACAAGGAGTAGATGAAGAAATATTAGAAGGATTAAGAGCTAACTTTACAGGAGAATGTACAGAAGTAGGAATGTATTTAGCAATGAGTCGTCAAGCTGATAGAGAAGGATTCCCAGAAGTAG
- a CDS encoding ferritin family protein, translated as ADREGFPEVAEAYKRIAFEEAEHAAKFAELLGEVVVADTKANLKARVEAEYGATDGKLKLAKRAKELGLDAIHDTVHEMCKDEARHGKAFLG; from the coding sequence GCTGATAGAGAAGGATTCCCAGAAGTAGCAGAAGCATACAAAAGAATAGCATTTGAAGAAGCAGAACATGCTGCTAAATTTGCTGAATTATTAGGAGAAGTAGTAGTAGCAGATACAAAAGCTAACTTAAAAGCAAGAGTTGAAGCTGAGTATGGAGCAACTGATGGAAAATTAAAATTAGCTAAGAGAGCTAAAGAACTAGGATTAGATGCTATACATGATACAGTTCATGAAATGTGTAAAGATGAAGCTAGACATGGTAAAGCATTCTTAGGATT
- a CDS encoding SH3 domain-containing protein — EGGNSKPNETPKPNPNVETKTKVVVATSLNVRSGPSTSHGIIGSLKNNEKVEVISESNGWSKIKYNGKEGYVSSTYLKDVNEGGTSKPDEKPNVGTKIKVVVATSLNVRSGPSTSHGIIGSLKNNEKVEVIS, encoded by the coding sequence GAAGGTGGAAACTCTAAACCAAATGAGACTCCAAAGCCTAATCCAAATGTTGAAACAAAAACAAAAGTAGTGGTAGCAACATCATTAAATGTAAGAAGTGGACCATCAACAAGTCATGGTATAATAGGAAGTTTAAAGAATAACGAAAAAGTAGAAGTAATATCAGAGAGTAATGGATGGTCAAAAATAAAATACAATGGAAAAGAAGGTTACGTATCAAGTACATATTTAAAAGATGTTAACGAAGGCGGAACTTCAAAACCAGATGAAAAACCAAATGTTGGAACAAAGATAAAAGTAGTAGTAGCAACATCATTAAATGTAAGAAGTGGACCATCAACAAGTCACGGTATAATAGGAAGCTTAAAGAATAACGAAAAAGTAGAAGTAATATC